From the Desulfobacteraceae bacterium genome, one window contains:
- the carA gene encoding glutamine-hydrolyzing carbamoyl-phosphate synthase small subunit translates to MDALLALEDGRHFTCRAFTGPGEAGGEMVFNTSMTGYQEILTDPSYKGQIVTMTYPLIGNYGVNLEDVESERIQVAAFVVREYQRFPSNFRASGTLADYLRSGEVLGVEALDTRALTRHLRTAGAMRGFISTRDLDPASLSARAREIPSMVGRDLTGLVATTRPYRWQDGGPQPLAPADAPLDSTLWQSAAPTRRVVALDFGIKYNILRQLTAAGCEVIVVPGNTPAAAIRRLAPDGIFLSNGPGDPEPVAGAIATIRELLGYRPIFGICLGFQLLCLALGSRTFKLKFGHRGANQPVKNLANGRVEITSQNHGFGVRREAVGDDAITITHVNLNDNTVEGFRHRHYPILAVQYHPEASPGPHDAHYLFDEFVRMIQTFRG, encoded by the coding sequence ATGGATGCACTCTTAGCCCTCGAAGACGGCCGCCATTTCACCTGCCGCGCGTTCACCGGCCCGGGCGAGGCCGGCGGCGAGATGGTCTTCAATACCAGCATGACCGGGTATCAGGAAATTCTGACGGACCCTTCCTACAAGGGGCAGATCGTCACCATGACCTACCCGCTGATCGGCAACTACGGGGTGAACTTGGAGGACGTGGAGTCCGAGCGGATCCAGGTGGCGGCCTTCGTGGTGCGCGAATACCAGCGCTTTCCCAGCAACTTCCGCGCCAGCGGGACCCTGGCCGACTACCTGCGGTCCGGGGAGGTCCTCGGCGTGGAAGCCCTCGACACCCGCGCCCTCACCCGCCACCTGCGCACCGCCGGCGCCATGCGGGGCTTTATCTCCACCCGGGACCTGGACCCGGCCAGCCTGTCGGCCCGCGCACGGGAGATCCCCAGCATGGTGGGGCGGGATTTGACCGGACTGGTGGCCACCACCCGGCCCTACCGCTGGCAAGACGGCGGACCCCAGCCGCTGGCGCCTGCGGACGCCCCGCTGGACAGCACCTTGTGGCAAAGCGCCGCGCCGACCCGGCGGGTGGTGGCGCTGGACTTTGGCATCAAATACAACATCCTGCGGCAACTGACGGCCGCCGGCTGCGAGGTCATCGTGGTTCCCGGCAACACCCCGGCCGCGGCCATCCGGCGCCTGGCACCCGACGGGATCTTCCTCTCCAACGGGCCCGGGGACCCCGAGCCGGTCGCCGGGGCCATCGCCACCATCCGCGAGCTGCTGGGCTACCGGCCCATCTTCGGCATTTGTCTGGGCTTCCAGCTTCTCTGCCTGGCCCTGGGCAGCCGGACCTTCAAACTCAAGTTCGGCCATCGCGGGGCCAACCAGCCGGTCAAGAACCTCGCCAACGGGCGGGTGGAAATCACCTCCCAGAACCACGGCTTCGGGGTCCGGCGCGAGGCCGTCGGCGACGACGCGATCACCATCACCCACGTCAATTTAAACGACAACACCGTGGAGGGCTTCCGGCACCGCCACTACCCGATTCTGGCGGTCCAGTACCACCCCGAAGCCTCCCCCGGCCCCCACGACGCCCACTACCTCTTCGACGAATTCGTTCGCATGATCCAAACCTTCAGGGGATAA